Within Vicia villosa cultivar HV-30 ecotype Madison, WI linkage group LG1, Vvil1.0, whole genome shotgun sequence, the genomic segment ACATAATAAACTGCAATTTAAgataattttttcttcttttatctcTCATATCCTTGTATTGGAGTTGATTTGTGAATGAAAAAACTGCGTCTCTTCGGAAATGTACTTTTGAAACTTACCTAAAttatttcgaaagtgcattttcgaaacagTCTGTTACAGAAACAAAATTTTGAACAGATTTTCTATTTTTGTCCGTTTTAGATATGGTGTACCCGGACATGTTTCCCAAACCTGTTACAGACAAGGTGAATGAAGATGCTAAGTCAAATGAGGTGAATGACGATGTTAAAACGATAGTTTTTGAGATAAATGTtcggcaacaatttacaaatTATCAAGTTTTTAATACTCGTCAACATATGCTTGAATGGGTCCGAATGGAAGCTAGCAAACTCGGGTTTGGCGTTGTGATTGGAAGGCCCGACAATGACACTTGTAGAAGGAAAATATTTGTACCGACGAGATACGAGAGAGGTGGAAAATATGTTTCAAAAATTCGAAAGTTAAAACACGATGACACCGGGTCGAGAAAATGTGAGTGTCCTTTTAAATTGCGCGGATCATGCATGATGGATGATACGTGGCGATTTAGTgtcattttttgtaaacataatcATGTGTTGGACACCAAGCTACAAGGTCATCCAATTGTAAGTCGACTTAAGCCGGAGGAGAAATAAATTAATTCGGAAATGTCGATAATCAAAGTTGCGTCGAGAAACATACTTGCAGATTTGAAACAGAAAAGACCACAAAGTgcttcaaatatcaagcaagtatatAACGACTGTTATAAACGGAACATTGCGAGCAGAGGTCCGAGATATGCCTAGTGTCATTGTAACCGACCGATATAACACCCTTATGAATGCGGTTGATAGTATGTTTCCTACATCCTATGtattactttgtcggtatcatatataaaaaaatgtgagAGCTACGCTCAAACCTGCAGTTGGCACCAAAGATTTTAAGGGTGAAGACAGAAACATGGTCAAATCTAGTGTTGTTATGGAGAATATAATGGATGCATGGGCAAATATTTTAAATTCTTCTATGGAAGAGTTGTATGTTGAGAATGTTGTACATTTCAGAAGCTTATGTTTCAAGTACCCAAATTTTCTAAAATACGTGGAATATACTATTCTTGATCAAGTGAAAGAGAAAGTTGTGTGTGCTTGGATGGACCGGGTTAGAAATTTGGGAAAGAGCAGAGGAAAATTGCCTATCTAGAAACCATTGGTTTGAAACCTTCTTCGCAGCCGGTAAAAACCAAAGGTGCCCCTAAAAAGGTGAAAAGTACACAAGATGACAGTTCAACAAAGCGGACTTCGTCTTACCATGAAGTTGTTGATTCACATTTCCCTAATTCTCCAACCCCAAAAGCCCAAAAAAGTGCTTTCAAGGGAGCTCCCATTTCCAAACCACCTTGTACAACTCCGATTACAAAACCACCAATTCCACCACCGATCATTCACATTGATGAGATGTTGCTTTTTATGCACAAACACAATGAAAGGATCGTAGATGTGGGGGTGATGGTAATTGCGGGTTTCAGTTTGTGTCCGGTTTACTAGGTAAATGAGAGGAGAACCACACTATTGTGTGACAAACACTTATTTCAGAGTTGATGGTGCATAGGGAATATTACACACGACTATATGGGAATAAGGAAGGATTCGATAAAATTCACAATGCTCTTGTTTCATGTGTTACCGGTTCCGCACCACCTGAAAAGTGGATGTGCTTCCCTGAAATGGGCAATCTTATAgtaagtgcatatgatatggtgtgtatCGATCTGGCGAGATATGGTTTTTCGGAGACATTTTTCTCACTTCGGAGTCGCCCACCTCAAGATCCATCCGGCTGCATCATTTGTATTGGGTATCTTAGATCGCTCCTTTTTTTCCAAGTTTATTTTAAATTGGGATGTCCTATTCCAGCTACATCAGTGAAATGGATGACACATTCCGCAAAAGAGGCGGAAACTTGGCCGAATCACTTTTTGGAAAGGAAGAAAGAGTTCACCAAATTGTCGGAGCTTGAGAGAGAATCAAATAGGGAGAAGTCGAAAAAAGAACCAATTTTAGATTTAAGTAGTGACAATTCTTTTGATGCATTTTAGAATGTAATCGAACAATTTTTTCAATGTATTGTCGTGCATAATGTATACTCTATATGATtctatacatatataatataactaTTCAACGTGTTACCGCTGTTTACTTTTAccgatttaaataattttatgtttCTATGGTACTGATTTTGCctaaataaattttgttgttgGTTCTGCAAAATTcgaaaatgcatatccgaaatgtTTTACGAAAACCATcaggggtgaattcggaagtgtatatccgaaacatgcCATGACACAAGATAACAAA encodes:
- the LOC131647514 gene encoding uncharacterized protein LOC131647514, which encodes MVHREYYTRLYGNKEGFDKIHNALVSCVTGSAPPEKWMCFPEMGNLIVSAYDMVCIDLARYGFSETFFSLRSRPPQDPSGCIICIGYLRSLLFFQVYFKLGCPIPATSVKWMTHSAKEAETWPNHFLERKKEFTKLSELERESNREKSKKEPILDLSSDNSFDAF